One stretch of Glycine soja cultivar W05 chromosome 7, ASM419377v2, whole genome shotgun sequence DNA includes these proteins:
- the LOC114418445 gene encoding uncharacterized protein LOC114418445 yields MRIRKNAKLSPLLFSSSSCLQGGSVPLETHVCQLNQSPWDVIPFDSDSIQFQLDHSFAAGNNNGSAENSFGAVESVASMMDADKTSYHSTLVVDVAPINIDATTNMTNPCQFNDKGWPCKNEVRQGQSFCEQHLSYSLLTPHHHTSKKPQAQAQPSAPGTRRGKPRGAAGKKAAAGAGASSNPYEFYYYSGFGPLWGKRRGDRNGGEGSKNSSVGVENSTMVESKNGVGGADDGINDNVASVEVGPSVSEMEHEGIIDYVDDDEEEEGEEEGVDDSGKKRMRKPVKARSLKSLM; encoded by the exons ATGAGGATCCGCAAGAACGCCAAGCTTTCCCCTCTTCTCTTCTCGTCGTCTTCGTGTCTCCAAGGTGGTTCGGTTCCGCTGGAGACCCACGTGTGCCAGTTGAACCAGTCCCCGTGGGATGTGATCCCCTTTGACTCTGACTCCATCCAG TTCCAGCTCGACCACAGCTTCGCCGCTGGAAACAACAATGGCAGCGCCGAAAATTCCTTCGGCGCCGTCGAGAG CGTCGCGTCGATGATGGATGCAGATAAAACTTCTTACCACTCGACTCTAGTGGTTGATGTGGCGCCGATAAATATCGACGCTACAACAAACATGACCAATCCTTGTCAGTTTAATGATAAGGGTTGGCCATGTAAGAATGAAGTCAGACAAGGGCAATCATTCTGCGAGCAACATTTATCTTATTCTCTGCTCACTCCCCACCACCACACCAGCAAGAAACCACAAGCGCAAGCTCAACCATCCGCCCCTGGAACTCGCCGTGGCAAGCCTCGGGGAGCGGCGGGGAAGAAGGCGGCTGCGGGGGCGGGGGCAAGTTCGAACCCGTATGAATTCTACTACTACTCCGGGTTCGGGCCCCTGTGGGGCAAACGAAGAGGAGATAGAAATGGAGGAGAAGGGAGCAAGAATAGTAGTGTTGGGGTCGAGAATTCGACAATGGTGGAGTCCAAGAATGGAGTGGGTGGTGCTGACGATGGTATTAATGATAATGTGGCGAGCGTTGAGGTTGGTCCTTCGGTTTCGGAGATGGAGCATGAGGGGATTATCGACTATGTGGATgatgacgaagaagaagaaggagaagaagagggTGTCGACGATAGCGGGAAGAAGCGAATGAGGAAGCCCGTGAAAGCAAGGTCGCTGAAATCGCTGATGTga